The Raphanus sativus cultivar WK10039 chromosome 2, ASM80110v3, whole genome shotgun sequence genome includes a region encoding these proteins:
- the LOC130508249 gene encoding protein FD-like, whose translation MMSSAKHQRNHRVSATTKNKILNTVSSISSSSPPSPSSSSSSSPSYSQDSQEAQKSSLITMEEVWEDINLASIHHLNRHSQHPQHNHQPRFRSHDRQNQNHESMFQDFLNRPLNREPNMPISLNGNTTTVTALFSSSPLAAPPATVLSLNSGAGFEFLDNQDPLVLPNSNLHRHNHLTDVPSFNTSFEDLTCFGKKRGQESNEGSGNRKHKRMIKNRESAARSRARKQECASPPLTNLLLQKKKKGNVVLPSKCFCF comes from the coding sequence ATGATGTCATCAGCAAAGCATCAGAGAAATCATAGAGTCTCTGCTACAACCAAGAACAAGATTCTCAACACTGTTTCTTCCATCTCATCCTCATCACCACCATCACCATCGtcctcatcctcatcatctCCTTCATACTCACAAGACTCCCAAGAAGCCCAAAAGAGTTCTTTAATCACCATGGAAGAAGTTTGGGAAGACATCAACCTTGCTTCCATCCACCACCTAAACCGCCACAGCCAACATCCACAACATAACCATCAGCCGAGGTTCAGGAGCCATGACCGTCAGAACCAAAACCATGAGTCCATGTTCCAAGACTTCCTCAACAGACCTTTGAACCGGGAACCAAACATGCCCATAAGCCTCAACGGCAATACCACCACTGTCACTGCTCTCTTCAGCAGCTCTCCTCTGGCGGCACCTCCTGCAACTGTTCTGAGCTTGAATTCCGGTGCCGGCTTCGAGTTTCTTGATAACCAAGATCCTCTTGTTCTCCCTAACTCTAATCTTCATAGGCACAATCACCTCACTGACGTTCCTTCATTCAACACTTCTTTCGAGGATCTTACTTGTTTTGGCAAGAAAAGAGGCCAAGAGTCCAATGAAGGTTCAGGGAATAGAAAACATAAGCGTATGATCAAGAACAGAGAATCTGCAGCTCGTTCCAGAGCTAGGAAACAGGAATGTGCCTCTCCTCCTCTAACTAACCTTttactccaaaaaaaaaaaaaaggaaatgtgGTTTTGCCATCAAAatgcttttgtttttaa
- the LOC130508250 gene encoding protein MID1-COMPLEMENTING ACTIVITY 1, with protein MSHSWDGLGEIASVAQLTGLDAVKLIGLIVKAANTAWMHKKNCRQFAQHLKLIGNLLEQLKISELKRYPETREPLEGLEDALRRSYVLVNSCRDRSYLYLLAMGWNIVYQFRKAQDEIDRFLKIIPLITLVDNARVRERLEYIDRDQFEYTLDEEDRHVQDVILKQESTREAASVLKKTLSCSYPNLRFCDALKTENEKLQLELQRSQEHYDVAQCEVIQRLIGVTQTVAEVDGGGGSEKELSKKASKKTDRSVSHKTEYTSYEEDPPMKSTSRAASRSTSSVTSGHDMLSRRASHAQHHEEWHTDLLACCSEPSLCLKTFFFPCGTLAKIATAATNRHISSAEACNELMAYSLILSCCCYTCCVRRKLRKTLNITGGFIDDFLSHLMCCCCALVQELREVEIRGAYGTEKTKISPPSSQFMEH; from the exons ATGTCTCACTCATGGGACGGTCTCGGGGAGATCGCGTCAGTAGCCCAGCTCACCGGCCTAGACGCCGTCAAACTCATCGGCCTCATCGTCAAAGCAGCCAACACCGCTTGGATGCACAAGAAGAACTGTCGCCAGTTCGCTCAGCACCTCAAACTCATCGGAAACCTGCTCGAACAGCTCAAGATCTCCGAGCTGAAGAGGTATCCGGAGACTCGGGAGCCTCTCGAAGGCCTCGAGGATGCTCTGAGGAGGTCTTACGTCCTCGTCAACAGTTGCCGTGACAGGAGCTATCTCTACTTGTTGGCGATGGGGTGGAATATTGTTTACCAGTTCAGGAAAGCTCAGGATGAGATTGATCGATTTCTCAAGATCATACCTCTCATCACTTTGGTTGATAACGCTCGTGTTAGG GAGAGGTTGGAGTATATTGACCGTGACCAGTTCGAGTACACTCTTGATGAAGAGGATAGACATGTGCAAGATGTTATTTTGAAACAAGAATCCACCAGAGAAGCGGCTTCTGTGCTTAAGAAGACTCTCTCTTGCTCATACCCCAACTTGCGTTTCTGCGATGCTCTCAAAACAGAAAACGAGAAACTGCAGCTGGAGCTTCAGCGTTCCCAGGAGCATTATGATGTGGCTCAGTGCGAAGTCATTCAGCGTTTGATCGGTGTTACTCAGACTGTTGCTGAGGTTGATGGGGGCGGCGGCTCGGAGAAGGAGCTGTCCAAGAAAGCTTCCAAAAAAACTGACCGTAGTGTAAGCCATAAGACAGAATATACTTCTTACGAGGAAGATCCTCCCATGAAAAGCACTAGTCGTGCAGCTTCAAG ATCCACTTCTTCTGTTACATCGGGACATGATATGCTTTCACGAAGAGCATCACATGCACAGCACCATGAAGAATGGCATACTGACTTACTGGCTTGTTGCTCGGAACCTTCTCTTT GCTTGAAGACATTCTTTTTCCCGTGTGGTACTTTGGCAAAGATTGCCACCGCAGCAACTAACAGGCACATCT CTTCAGCGGAAGCATGTAATGAGCTAATGGCATATTCTTTGATACTTTCGTGTTGCTGCTACACTTGTTGTGTAAGGAGGAAACTCCGGAAAACACTCAACATTACG GGAGGGTTCATTGACGATTTTCTATCTCATTTGATGTGTTGTTGCTGTGCACTAGTCCAAGAACTGCGAGAAGTTGAGATACGTGGAGCTTATG GTACGGAGAAGACGAAAATAAGTCCGCCTTCGTCGCAGTTCATGGAACATTga